The Methylomagnum ishizawai genome has a window encoding:
- a CDS encoding type II toxin-antitoxin system VapC family toxin has translation MRRFPVIIADTGLWVGLADRHDHCHEICRRFVRNNREPLITSVPVLTEAVHLLFGRVGVAMTLAWLETLETSGVRVFQPDFVHLKRMIELMRRYADLPMDFADASLVVLAEHLGHGRIVSTDRRDFHAYRWKNHHPFINLLEPLP, from the coding sequence GTGCGGCGGTTCCCAGTGATTATCGCGGATACCGGGCTTTGGGTCGGCTTGGCGGATCGGCATGACCACTGCCATGAAATCTGTCGGCGGTTCGTGCGGAACAACCGGGAGCCTTTGATTACCAGCGTTCCGGTATTGACGGAAGCCGTCCATCTTCTATTTGGCCGGGTTGGGGTTGCCATGACGTTGGCTTGGTTGGAAACCTTGGAAACCTCGGGCGTCCGGGTATTCCAGCCCGATTTTGTACATTTGAAGCGCATGATCGAATTGATGCGCCGATATGCGGACTTGCCCATGGATTTTGCCGATGCGTCGCTGGTGGTGTTGGCCGAACATCTCGGGCATGGCCGCATCGTTTCCACCGACCGCCGCGACTTCCACGCCTATCGTTGGAAGAATCACCATCCGTTTATCAATCTACTGGAGCCCTTGCCTTGA
- a CDS encoding AbrB/MazE/SpoVT family DNA-binding domain-containing protein, with the protein MPKITPQGEVRIPERFIQAMGIVPGTEVDFEQQGEVLLLRIAKPRKPSRPEDGPGILDYNGPTVSLDEMEDAIRRGASGSR; encoded by the coding sequence ATGCCGAAAATCACCCCTCAAGGCGAAGTACGCATTCCCGAGCGCTTCATCCAGGCCATGGGCATCGTTCCCGGCACCGAAGTGGATTTCGAGCAACAGGGCGAAGTCCTGCTGTTGCGGATCGCCAAACCGCGCAAGCCTTCCCGCCCGGAGGATGGGCCGGGGATTTTGGACTACAACGGCCCGACCGTGAGTTTGGACGAGATGGAAGACGCGATACGCCGGGGCGCTTCGGGGTCGCGATGA
- a CDS encoding type II toxin-antitoxin system VapC family toxin, giving the protein MKALDTNILVRYYTQDDPAQSPVATRIIAEEPALFVPKTVLIEVWWVLTQVEQFRFPPDKVMAVFEHLLGLPNVEVEDESAVVKALDWCRAGLEFQDALHLASSGHCSEMLTFDDRRFARRANRLGLRPPCRVENR; this is encoded by the coding sequence ATGAAAGCGCTGGATACCAACATTCTGGTGCGGTACTACACCCAGGACGATCCGGCGCAATCGCCGGTGGCGACGCGGATCATCGCCGAGGAACCGGCATTGTTCGTGCCGAAAACAGTGCTGATCGAGGTTTGGTGGGTGCTTACCCAGGTTGAGCAATTCCGTTTCCCACCGGACAAGGTCATGGCGGTTTTCGAGCATCTGCTGGGGCTGCCGAACGTTGAGGTCGAGGACGAGTCCGCCGTGGTCAAGGCTCTGGATTGGTGCCGGGCGGGCCTGGAATTCCAGGATGCGCTGCACCTGGCTTCGTCCGGGCATTGTTCGGAAATGCTGACCTTCGATGATCGGCGCTTTGCGCGGAGGGCTAACCGCCTGGGATTGCGTCCGCCGTGCCGGGTGGAGAACCGTTAA
- the tyrS gene encoding tyrosine--tRNA ligase, with the protein MSVDEALAVIRRGAVDVIREEDLAKRLGEGRPLRVKAGFDPTAPDLHLGHTVLLNKLRQFQELGHEAMFLIGDFTGMIGDPTGKSATRKPLTRDQVIDNAKSYEEQIFKILHPEKTLVMFNSSWMNAMSPADLIQLAAKHTVARMLERDDFNNRYKSGQPIAIHEFLYPLIQGYDSVAMKADVELGGTDQKFNLLVGRQLQEVYGQPPQIVITMPILEGLDGVQKMSKSLGNYVGVNEPPAEMFGKLMSVSDDLMWRYMELLSFKPMAEIEGWKRACAEGANPRDFKVRFGQEIVERFHGPAAAVAALEAFEARFKQGLLPEDLEERELPAGEGGYPLASLLKDLGLTASTSESNRMIQQGGVKIDGEKVAEQKLALKGGNTHILQVGKRKFAKVRLT; encoded by the coding sequence ATGTCTGTCGATGAAGCATTGGCGGTGATCCGCCGGGGTGCCGTGGATGTCATCCGCGAGGAGGATTTGGCGAAGCGCTTGGGCGAAGGGCGGCCCTTGCGGGTCAAGGCCGGTTTCGATCCCACCGCGCCGGATTTGCACCTGGGCCATACGGTCCTCCTCAACAAGCTGCGGCAGTTCCAGGAACTCGGCCACGAGGCCATGTTCCTGATCGGCGACTTCACCGGCATGATCGGCGATCCCACCGGCAAGAGCGCCACCCGCAAGCCCCTGACCCGCGACCAGGTCATCGACAACGCCAAGAGCTACGAGGAGCAGATTTTCAAAATCCTGCACCCGGAAAAGACCTTGGTGATGTTCAACAGCTCTTGGATGAACGCCATGAGCCCCGCCGATTTGATCCAACTCGCGGCCAAGCACACCGTGGCCCGGATGCTGGAACGCGACGATTTCAACAACCGCTACAAGAGCGGCCAGCCCATCGCCATCCATGAATTCCTCTATCCCTTGATCCAGGGCTACGACTCGGTGGCGATGAAGGCCGACGTGGAACTGGGCGGGACCGACCAGAAGTTCAACCTGTTGGTGGGGCGGCAACTGCAGGAGGTCTACGGCCAGCCGCCACAGATCGTCATCACCATGCCGATCCTGGAAGGTTTGGACGGCGTGCAGAAGATGTCGAAGTCGCTGGGCAACTATGTCGGCGTCAACGAGCCGCCCGCCGAGATGTTCGGCAAGCTGATGTCGGTGTCCGACGATTTGATGTGGCGCTACATGGAGCTTTTGAGCTTCAAGCCCATGGCCGAAATCGAAGGCTGGAAGCGGGCCTGCGCGGAAGGCGCGAATCCCCGCGATTTCAAGGTGCGGTTCGGCCAGGAGATCGTCGAGCGCTTCCATGGACCCGCCGCCGCCGTGGCCGCGCTGGAAGCTTTCGAGGCCCGGTTCAAGCAGGGCTTGCTGCCGGAGGATTTGGAGGAGCGCGAACTTCCGGCGGGGGAGGGCGGTTATCCCTTGGCGAGCTTGCTCAAGGATTTGGGGCTGACGGCCAGCACTTCGGAATCGAACCGCATGATCCAGCAGGGCGGCGTCAAGATCGACGGCGAAAAGGTGGCCGAGCAGAAATTGGCGCTCAAGGGTGGCAATACCCATATCTTGCAGGTCGGTAAGCGCAAGTTCGCCAAGGTGCGTTTGACCTGA
- the erpA gene encoding iron-sulfur cluster insertion protein ErpA has translation MSEAAIKFTDSAAVKVSELIAEEGNDALKLRVYVTGGGCSGFQYGFTFDESVAEDDTLVERNGVTVLVDAMSIQYLSGAEIDYTEGLSGSQFVIRNPNASTTCGCGSSFSV, from the coding sequence ATGAGCGAAGCAGCGATCAAATTCACCGACAGCGCGGCCGTGAAAGTCAGCGAACTCATCGCCGAGGAAGGCAACGACGCCCTGAAGCTCAGGGTCTATGTCACCGGCGGCGGTTGTTCCGGTTTCCAATATGGCTTCACCTTCGACGAGAGCGTGGCGGAGGACGACACCCTGGTTGAAAGGAACGGCGTCACCGTGCTGGTCGATGCCATGAGCATCCAATACCTGAGCGGTGCCGAGATCGACTACACCGAAGGGCTGTCGGGTTCCCAGTTCGTCATCCGCAATCCCAACGCCAGTACCACTTGCGGCTGCGGTTCGTCCTTCTCCGTCTGA
- a CDS encoding septal ring lytic transglycosylase RlpA family protein: MQKQRLIANSILSVYLASFCTFGHAKTASPKAEAESHHTGIASYYSNRFHGRRTASGERFSQNEFTAMHRSLPFGTRLRVTNLANNRSVEVRVNDRGHPPRGRTLDLSRRAAHELGFLRSGLAHVKYEVIGYDDEDG, encoded by the coding sequence ATGCAAAAGCAGCGACTGATTGCTAACTCCATTCTGTCGGTTTACTTGGCATCTTTCTGTACGTTTGGCCATGCCAAAACGGCAAGTCCAAAGGCCGAAGCGGAGTCCCATCATACGGGCATCGCTTCTTATTACAGCAATCGGTTCCATGGACGGAGGACCGCCAGCGGCGAACGGTTCAGCCAGAACGAGTTCACCGCCATGCACCGATCATTGCCATTCGGTACCCGTTTGCGGGTCACCAACCTCGCCAACAACCGCAGCGTCGAGGTGAGGGTCAACGACCGGGGCCATCCGCCGCGGGGGCGCACGCTGGACCTGTCCCGGCGGGCGGCCCACGAACTGGGCTTTTTGAGGTCCGGTTTGGCCCATGTCAAATACGAGGTCATCGGCTACGACGACGAGGATGGCTGA
- the serS gene encoding serine--tRNA ligase produces MLDPRLFRTQLEEVEAQLARRSFKLDTAAFRELETRRKDIQSATQALQNERNTRSKLVGQAKARGEDIQPILAEMQHLGDDLKRMEGELDQIQARLEELVLGVPNIVDADVPDGGGEADNVEIHRWGQPPEFSFPVKDHIDLGTSLAGMDFEAAVKLTGSRFVTLQGPLARLQRALTQFMLDIHTAEHGYTETYVPFMVNADSLRGTGQLPKFEADLFKVVHDPDFYLIPTAEVPVTNLVRDVIVEADRMPLKFVCHTPCFRSEAGSYGKDVRGMIRQHQFEKVELVQIVRPEDSAQAHEALTSHAEAILKRLQLPFRRVVLCAGDTGFSSAKTYDLEVWLPGQDAYREISSCSNFRDFQARRLRARWRNPDTGKPELLHTLNGSGLAVGRTLIAVMENYQDGQGRIRVPDALLPYMGGTEIIG; encoded by the coding sequence ATGTTAGACCCACGCCTTTTCCGCACCCAATTGGAAGAAGTCGAAGCCCAGTTGGCCCGGCGTTCCTTCAAGCTGGACACCGCCGCCTTCCGCGAGTTGGAAACCCGCCGCAAGGATATTCAAAGCGCGACCCAAGCCTTGCAGAACGAGCGCAACACCCGTTCCAAACTGGTCGGCCAGGCCAAGGCCCGCGGCGAGGATATCCAGCCCATCCTGGCCGAGATGCAGCATCTCGGCGACGACCTCAAGCGCATGGAGGGCGAGTTGGACCAAATCCAGGCCCGCCTGGAAGAACTGGTGCTGGGCGTGCCCAATATCGTCGATGCCGATGTGCCGGACGGCGGCGGCGAGGCCGACAACGTGGAAATCCACCGCTGGGGCCAGCCGCCGGAATTCTCTTTCCCGGTCAAGGACCATATCGACCTGGGCACCAGCCTGGCCGGGATGGATTTCGAGGCGGCGGTGAAGCTCACCGGCTCGCGCTTCGTCACCTTGCAAGGCCCCTTGGCCCGGCTGCAACGCGCCCTGACCCAGTTCATGCTCGACATCCACACCGCCGAGCATGGCTATACCGAAACCTACGTGCCGTTCATGGTCAACGCCGACAGCCTGCGCGGCACCGGCCAGTTGCCCAAGTTCGAGGCCGATTTGTTCAAGGTGGTCCACGACCCCGATTTCTACCTGATCCCGACGGCGGAAGTGCCGGTGACGAATCTGGTGCGCGACGTGATCGTCGAGGCCGACCGGATGCCGCTCAAGTTCGTCTGCCACACGCCGTGCTTCCGCAGCGAGGCCGGTTCCTACGGCAAGGACGTGCGCGGCATGATCCGCCAGCACCAGTTCGAGAAAGTGGAATTGGTGCAGATCGTCCGCCCCGAGGATTCGGCCCAAGCCCACGAGGCGCTGACCTCGCACGCCGAAGCCATCCTGAAACGCCTGCAACTGCCGTTCCGCCGGGTGGTGCTGTGCGCGGGCGATACCGGCTTTTCCTCGGCCAAGACCTACGACCTGGAAGTCTGGCTGCCGGGGCAGGACGCCTACCGGGAAATTTCCTCGTGCAGTAATTTCCGCGATTTCCAGGCCCGGCGGCTGCGGGCGCGGTGGCGCAATCCCGACACCGGCAAGCCGGAACTGCTCCACACCCTCAATGGTTCCGGCCTCGCGGTCGGGCGCACCTTGATCGCGGTCATGGAGAACTACCAGGACGGACAAGGCCGCATCCGGGTGCCGGACGCCTTGTTGCCCTATATGGGCGGGACCGAAATCATCGGTTGA
- a CDS encoding DUF190 domain-containing protein, with the protein MNSHQMTWVRVYIREGEHVLDKLVKFLREEQGVAGLTVSRGVIGVGGDGRLHASSLLDLSLDLPLVVEFYDEPERAERAIESLLKRFDLAHVISLPALAHAKDG; encoded by the coding sequence ATGAATAGCCATCAAATGACCTGGGTGCGGGTTTATATCCGCGAGGGCGAGCATGTGCTGGACAAGCTGGTGAAATTCCTGCGCGAGGAACAAGGCGTGGCCGGCTTGACCGTATCGCGCGGTGTGATCGGCGTCGGCGGCGATGGCCGGTTGCACGCCTCGTCCTTGCTCGATTTGTCGCTGGATTTGCCCTTGGTGGTCGAATTCTACGATGAGCCGGAGCGGGCCGAACGCGCCATCGAATCCCTGCTCAAGCGCTTCGATCTGGCCCATGTCATCAGCTTGCCGGCGCTGGCCCACGCCAAGGACGGATGA
- the crcB gene encoding fluoride efflux transporter CrcB, which translates to MNTLVAIALGGSVGALVRFWTANAIYDWLGRDFPVGTLFVNVSGSFLMGFLTELMLQRFPAVVEYRAAVLIGFLGAYTTFSTFAIESFYLIEQGGYWKAAANMLLSVVLCVTAVWVGLIVGRRLFAGEVYFGLGQDGAYGRWLLVLALGGLAGLCAEGVFRHGGWAVPVQAVAVVGILGLTAMGSALAVLPGLASAGAGWGGLVGGFAASALGSAVAVGLGLYLGRQL; encoded by the coding sequence ATGAATACCCTGGTCGCCATCGCCCTGGGCGGATCGGTCGGTGCCTTGGTGCGGTTCTGGACCGCCAACGCCATCTATGATTGGCTGGGCCGGGATTTTCCGGTGGGCACCTTGTTCGTCAATGTGTCCGGCTCCTTCCTGATGGGCTTCCTCACCGAACTGATGCTGCAACGCTTCCCCGCCGTGGTGGAATACCGGGCGGCGGTGTTGATCGGTTTCCTCGGGGCTTACACCACGTTTTCCACCTTCGCCATCGAGTCCTTTTATCTCATCGAGCAAGGCGGTTATTGGAAAGCCGCCGCCAATATGCTCCTCAGCGTGGTGCTGTGCGTGACGGCGGTGTGGGTGGGTTTGATCGTGGGGCGTAGGTTGTTCGCGGGCGAGGTCTATTTCGGATTGGGCCAGGATGGGGCCTATGGGCGCTGGTTGTTGGTATTGGCCTTGGGCGGGCTGGCCGGGCTGTGCGCCGAAGGCGTGTTCCGCCATGGGGGCTGGGCGGTTCCGGTCCAGGCCGTCGCCGTGGTCGGCATCCTGGGCTTGACCGCCATGGGTTCGGCCTTGGCCGTGCTGCCGGGGCTGGCGTCCGCCGGGGCGGGTTGGGGTGGGCTGGTGGGTGGGTTCGCCGCCAGCGCCCTGGGCAGCGCGGTGGCGGTGGGATTGGGGCTTTATCTCGGGAGGCAGCTATGA
- the mtnA gene encoding S-methyl-5-thioribose-1-phosphate isomerase: MTAIPTPHPTEGKDSVRALYWQDGLLRILDQRQLPGTLHYDDCATVGAVAEAIATMRVRGAPAIGIAAAYGVVLAAAARYAADPAVWKTAIGADLDTLARSRPTAVNLFWALERMRGLIQAVAGDPVPALLEAALAIHADDVAANRRMGELGADLLAGATGVLTHCNTGSLATGGYGTALGVIRSAHRRGLGKVFASETRPWLQGSRLTVWELEQDGIPAQLIADSAAAYLMKSGQVQWVIVGADRIAANGDTANKIGTYALAVAARHHGVKFMVAAPVSTIDWRTEAGAGIEIEERDPRELLNPYFLREDSLISAWNPVFDVTPAHLIDAIVTEHGVVRNPGPDAMRTLRLAIDGGAARAL, translated from the coding sequence ATGACCGCGATCCCGACCCCGCATCCCACCGAAGGCAAGGACAGCGTCCGCGCCCTGTACTGGCAAGATGGCCTGTTGCGCATACTCGACCAGCGCCAACTCCCCGGCACACTCCATTATGACGACTGCGCCACGGTCGGCGCGGTGGCCGAGGCCATCGCCACCATGCGCGTGCGCGGCGCTCCCGCCATCGGCATCGCGGCGGCCTACGGGGTGGTGTTGGCGGCGGCGGCGCGTTATGCCGCCGACCCCGCCGTTTGGAAAACCGCCATCGGGGCCGACCTCGACACCCTGGCCCGGTCCCGGCCCACGGCGGTGAATTTGTTCTGGGCCTTGGAGCGGATGCGCGGTTTGATCCAGGCGGTGGCGGGCGACCCCGTCCCGGCCTTGCTGGAAGCCGCCCTCGCCATCCACGCGGACGATGTGGCCGCGAACCGGCGCATGGGCGAACTCGGGGCCGATCTGCTGGCGGGCGCGACCGGCGTCTTGACCCATTGCAATACCGGCTCGCTCGCCACCGGCGGCTATGGCACCGCCCTGGGCGTGATCCGCAGCGCCCACCGCCGTGGCTTGGGCAAGGTTTTCGCCAGTGAAACCCGGCCCTGGCTGCAAGGCTCCCGGCTCACGGTATGGGAATTGGAACAGGACGGCATCCCGGCCCAACTCATCGCCGATTCGGCGGCGGCTTATCTGATGAAATCCGGCCAAGTGCAATGGGTGATCGTCGGGGCCGACCGCATCGCCGCCAATGGCGACACCGCCAACAAGATCGGCACCTATGCCCTGGCGGTCGCCGCCCGCCATCATGGTGTCAAATTCATGGTGGCGGCCCCGGTCTCGACCATCGATTGGCGCACCGAAGCCGGGGCGGGCATCGAAATCGAGGAGCGCGACCCGCGCGAACTCTTGAATCCCTATTTCCTGCGGGAGGACAGCCTGATTTCGGCCTGGAACCCGGTGTTCGATGTGACCCCGGCCCATCTCATCGATGCCATCGTCACCGAGCATGGCGTGGTGCGGAACCCCGGACCCGACGCCATGCGGACTTTGCGCCTGGCCATCGACGGCGGCGCGGCCCGGGCGCTATGA
- the rlmB gene encoding 23S rRNA (guanosine(2251)-2'-O)-methyltransferase RlmB, which translates to MKARRKLAGLHAAEAALEHSPDKIVNVWLDERRGDARIAALVRQLDALGIVAQTAGKSRLDALAEGKHHQGVVMELLMPEELGEHELRGALENPEPLPLFLVLDQVQDPHNLGACLRTADAAGVRGVVLTKDQAVGITPTVAKVASGAAETVPIYRVTNLARALGWMKDSGIWVAGAAGEAERSVYQTDLNLPLALVVGAEGKGLRRLTRERCDFLVKIPMAGQVESLNLSVATGILLFEAVRQRLGSVPA; encoded by the coding sequence ATGAAGGCGCGGCGTAAGCTGGCGGGGCTGCATGCGGCGGAAGCGGCCCTCGAACACAGCCCCGACAAGATCGTCAATGTCTGGTTGGACGAGCGCCGGGGCGACGCCCGCATCGCCGCCCTGGTGCGTCAACTCGACGCCCTGGGCATCGTGGCCCAGACCGCCGGTAAAAGCCGCCTCGACGCCTTGGCCGAAGGCAAGCATCACCAAGGCGTGGTGATGGAATTGCTGATGCCGGAAGAGTTGGGCGAACACGAGTTGCGCGGGGCTTTGGAGAACCCGGAACCCTTGCCTTTGTTCTTGGTGTTGGACCAGGTTCAAGACCCCCACAACCTGGGCGCTTGCCTGCGTACCGCCGACGCGGCGGGCGTGCGCGGCGTGGTGCTGACCAAGGATCAGGCGGTGGGTATCACGCCGACAGTGGCGAAGGTGGCTTCCGGCGCGGCGGAAACCGTGCCGATCTACCGGGTGACCAATCTGGCGCGGGCCTTGGGCTGGATGAAGGACAGCGGAATCTGGGTGGCGGGCGCGGCCGGCGAGGCGGAGCGCTCGGTCTACCAAACCGATTTGAACCTGCCGCTGGCCTTGGTGGTGGGCGCGGAAGGCAAGGGCCTCAGGCGGCTGACCCGCGAGCGCTGCGATTTCCTGGTCAAAATCCCCATGGCCGGGCAGGTGGAAAGCCTCAACCTCTCGGTCGCCACCGGCATCCTGTTGTTCGAGGCGGTGCGGCAGCGTTTGGGGTCGGTCCCGGCCTAA